The nucleotide window aatcaacttaataaaaataattattaatctattacattttttattatattcttttttcttataaataatttatatatctgtCCTAACTTACTTTTAATTAGCATCTAGACTTGTCAAGCCGGACCCTTTAAGATATTTATGTTTATCCTCCAAACAAAAAGCAAAGGGTGTGTTCTTGAATATActattagttattatattttatatatttcagttagaaataaatagaggcaaattaaaaaaaaacaaaataacacatttaataaaaaaaaaaaaatcataaaaattaagccaaaatgtaattgtaaatgtgaaatacagtttataaaagctatataaatacaattatattttagtttacttgAAAAAGTGAAAAACTAGTTATTACCCTAAAAGTGcagtaacagaattattaataatgtgaTGAGCAGtcctaaaaaaatttacactcgttgagaaaatgttaatttcacaGAACCAACATCATTATAAACATACCTTTACATTCGAATTTAAGGCATGCTTTCTTTGGCTTGGGTCATTAAACATTGAACTACTGAAGAAATAGAGAACGGTTGTTGCTCATCTCAAAAATCTGGACAGTATCCTTTTACCAATTTGTGAAGATATAGGGTACAGATGTGCTCTTGCCTAAACTCTAATCTGTCTGTTACAgcagtgatataaaaaatgaatatgtaacaTGAAAAATGCAAAAGCAGAAATGTTAGTTACATAAATCCCAGAGgaaataatatctgaaatttaaatcaacttaaatctttttttatacggTATACTCAAaccatttgtttaaaatttttcattcccTGTAAAAGCagtagatgaaaaaattaagaatagaaatattattattcctaatgtgtatgttgtaatctgttcaactagtgaacaagtAATCTCCCAAttgcccaatgagatgagaatggtATGTATGACATAAATggggtatagtcttgtacagactcagagtgaccattcctgagatgcgagGTTAaatgaatcccaaccaccaaagtacactggtatccacgatccagtgttcaaatccatataaagtaaCTAACTTTAACAAGTTTCAACCTTTGGTTTCAAAATCGGCTGTTATCAAGCGATTTAAGATGATGAATTTACCATTAGACTAGCCCAGTGGGCAAGAAtagaaataaacatacaaaatgaaTTCACACAGTTTATGAAGCTGAAATTGAATCAAATGGAAAAGGAAGTGAACAAGTAGAAGAATTCTCATAGTGGGAATTGTAAATGGGAAAACTAAGATGTTAAGAGCAAGAAAACAGTTTTCTAATGAATTCTATCTGGTTGTTAAAGGGTCATTTtcactataaaaaattgttaaattgctTTCATATGGATAAAAgctataaaactaatttaatcaaAGTAATATATGAACAcaatgtaacaaattatattaataaacagtcaataaatattactttattacgaGGAATATCTCAAAAGTAAAGGCCGCTGGAAAATTTATcttcttaaggttggcgaacctgtgtcgttcatggccacgcgcTAGTAGTGtatacactgcattgttgtctgtaagttgtcgcgttgtactatctttgattacgtgttaGTTACTATgttataaattgaatagaaaCATAGATGTtgcgactgtgaaatacgtgtagtcatacgttttttaaaccatcaaaacgttacgccggctgaaattcataggcagttggtttctgtgtacggtgataatgtaatgaatgaaagaaacgttcgAAAATGgagtgaaaggtttagaaatgaCAGAATTAAAGTGCACGATCAAGAACGTTGGGGGAGGTCTTCGGTAATCACCGACgtcttgttgaaacgcgtcgatgatgaaatcagaaaagatcgtcgctcaacgatttccgacctgggccttcgttttcctgatgtttcaagagctctTATTGCATGCATTactcatgaccatttaggcttcagaaaggtgtgagcacgttgggtgccgcacttcttaatggaacgtcacaaaaaaatccgaatgtgatctgttttagaatttttgatgcgctacacaggaataggtgatgagttccttaattcaattgttaacggcgatgaaacgtggatttcgtattacacgccagagagaaagcgaaagtcaagtgaatggcgacatcctcaatcatcaaccataccgacaaaggtcaagttacagcaattttgataaaaactgaTGGCCAGtgttttgggatcggtttggaatactgctgattgatttcatgccacgtggaacgagtATTAGTGctgaagcctactgcgaaactctacgtaagttatcgcgcgccattcaaaatcggcgacgtgggcggctgacagACAGCGTCGTCccgctgcacgataatgcacgtccacatattgcgggtccgacacgtgatttaccgagtacatttggatggaaaatttatGATTACCCACCATATAGCCCGTACTTAGCTCCTTCCGATTacaatttgtttgggaaattgaaagaatttttgagtggtaaacAATTTTCGGGTGACGATGAAATGCTCGTATGAAATTCGgataacttaaaaatgctgtaatTAGTGGCCagatggactggcggcagaagcatacgacgagggtatattgaagctgctGTATAGCTACGATAAATGGCTTAATTCATATGACGACTATGTAGAGATGTAGTATAAGGTAATGtagttaaagagaaataaaaaatatttataaatttttcggaataaatttttttacaatgaaacggtctttactttagaaaaaacAACTCTAGATATCTGTTCAGTTAACACTTCCCAGTATTTTTTGGGTAACTGAACACATTATGTTTTCCTGTGTGTATTAATTGTACAAATAGTTCTAgcaagtatatattttatatacacctTGACTAAGTAAATGTATTGCTTCAAAATTTTGACAATGCTGACCCTCTGTTATAATACACAtctgtaataaatacattattacttgATTAAAGAGTGCTTCACAAATTGCTGActcattttttccagtataatttaataagattGGTGTCATCAAACAATGAGAAAATTTGTGAAAGGATGAAACAGTATCATGTAGGTTaagtttctttcaaaataaatcaattacagAAAGCAAAGTCGCTTAACTCTTTCATGGATTGAATAATTTTGTTCAGCAGGCATTTGGTTGACAACTCACTCATTGGAAGCCcacaaaatttaaaacctatCAAAATACAGTTATACCCTGACCTACATTGTTTTTTATCTTATGCAGTTGTTTTGAAAAGGTAAAAGGTGTTTTGATATGACAAACTTAATCTTGTAAGAAGTTAATTGTTCTTTTAAGTATGAtgatttaatatactttttaataaaaaattaaaatgttcttaaattttaatacagataaTTTTGAATTAAGATGTATGCTTGCattattgatgttattttataaaactttaagtaAGTGTAAATAATTCTGAGACTCGACTCTTGCCTTGATTAATATTTGTATGCCTACCTTCTGTAGCCATAATTGTTGCTTATTTCAGCGTCACAATGTGCATACTATTATGTGTAATATTGTGAACATCTagtgtaacattttaataaccaTATTTATCTTGCATGAAGTGCAAAATTGTTTAGTAgtgtttttcttcattaataaatatattgcaaCAGTAgtcactgttttaattttttattttacttttttcctaattttagttattcttaaATATTGACAAGCCTTAAATATGGTTCACTTTCCTAAAGTTGTCATTTTGTAACTGTATATGAGCGATTTTTTTTGCTCATTGTTATGGAATTTATTTAGGGTGACTTGTTTTGTTTCTCCAATTttgttattatcatcatcatagtattataataatattaaccacaacactataaaaaaattacattttattataataaatagagcAGAGAGTAGTAGCAAATTTTAGTAGACAATGTTtagacataaaaataacattttattattcatcatattagaattaatctaaaaaataaagtagCATTCAATGGGTTGTATTaccaaattttaccattaaaagttaatgtttagaaatctctttattattttatcatgttagatgaattttttttcaaaataccacTTTCATGCAAATGGTTTCTTAACAGTAGAAACTTAATGGTTTGTTATATTCTATAACCTGTTGtcccaaaaattatttataatacatataatttatatttttataatggtgaAATAACTACATGAGAAAGGTGAGTGAtcttgatatattaaaatattaatttagtaggTGGTAAGTTCAATGATATGGATTTAGTACTATTTAGaagttaataatagttttcaGTATGTAGGTTGTTGATCattaatgcttatttttaatattactgatatgTAGAGCACTGAAAAAATTCTAAGCTGGAATAAACTTTGTGTAgtagaaaaatttcagaagtgttaaatatagtaaaacataAACAAGTAGCATTGTCAAAGTAATAATGAATGCACAGGATGCatgtaaaatcatgaaaattactTGACGTtgataaaatttcaactaaagaaatattttgcatCAAAGTGTGAAGGATATGTTTAACAAGTAATTTATTCAATggaatgaaaaactaaaaaaagggtATGTATGAACCTCTCCACTGTTATAAGACAGTTGTGTATATAACTTATGTTGTAAATCTACAAAATATGTAGGTAATCTAAtagctttaataaaaatgtgGGAAAAATTATGCCGCAGAAatgcaattttttgaaaaataaaaattaattgaatgtaaatgattattattttaactttgtatGATGAGtcttgaacaaaaatttatttaatgaatagactatgtatttaaaaaattgaagtgcTGTAAAATTCACCTAAATACctctttgttttaaatgttacaaaatagttatttttaatcatattttatctgatatTACCATAATTTATCACCACCATGTtctaaaagtgtaaataattaaaattgagtaGCTATTGTAAATGACCATAACATTTACTGTAGTGAATAGGCCATTAGAACACAATTAACATATGAACCTTAGCTATAATTTTAGTTGCCAAATACTGTTGAATTCTTACACCTTCTAAATTCTGAACTGCTTAAACATTCTAAGAAtaactgaagtaataccttatttcttttttaaatggctAGTGAGTAATAACTCTTGATATGGAATCTTTATGTTCTGTCAATTTTGAATACTAGTGTTTAATAGACTTGAAGTAAGTTGAAGGGGactatttttcagattaaactACATGAACATATAGACAATATTCAGAgagaattgtatattttttatgatggCTGCAACAAACTAAATATATCTTGATAAAAAAGTACTATGTAATAACATAcacatatctttttaaaaacttctgtGTTAAATTATATGAACTACATGATAGCATTTTTATACTGAAGTACTCTTAAAATGTGGTTTGAAACTCTTTATCATTTACTTCTgaagcaaatataaatttttgtttgtcttctaatttttttttaatgttatgttttatatgtatCTATAGATTATGCCAACTGTAGATGATTGAACTACATCAACATACACATACTTTATGTATTACCAGGAAAGCAGTTGAGTCATTGTCATTccagaagattaaaaaatgataagattTTTGCTTATCATGCTgtgattatttcttaaataaatttatgctcATTCCacgtaaattacatattttttcatcttttaaatttctgttacattactaatgaataattgattaaaaaatataattacatagaaaaatttgtttatgcttttaatgtttatttcaatagaaatagAGTTGCTTCATCTGTTTTTTCCTTTCCTATATATTTGaatcaaactaattttatttattttcataacaatatCTTCTTTCAATGGATCCCATTAcgatgttaaacaaaatttaaatcattgaaTACAAGAGTTAAATTTCAATTAGTACATGaatgagtttaattttatttttgtgaagatGAATTAAAACCAGGAATtgatcatttacatttaaaataaacaagatcttaaaaaatatagtatttcctcaaatttaatattgattgattattttcaatatacaaagttttgtatttctttatgttGTAGTAATTTATTCATTAGATGAACTCTGGAAACgtggataaattattttatcgttacaaattaattattcttaacaatttttagaataaattaccacttaaataattaaagtattcataTAAGACTATCTTTggcattttttaagtatataatttttaatataattttatttattaactaatgaaattatataacttttgtttttggctttttattatttcttttttatatatttttttttaataatcataactaAAAAGCGTATTAAATACTTCTTATTCCTAGTATGTAACAATTAGGCATAGTACAGTTCagtgaattaatatattattaatatttatgcataaaataaaatataataagctaattaaatgtattatatatacatgtttcattttatagaaattatcttATAACTACTATTATATTGAAgagttaatttaattacattatttatattaactcgTATTTTATgtgatatgttattaaaatttacttacaaaattgTATACTAGTATTAAGAAAACAGCAATGAAggaattacttaataaaaataatcacttgcttaaaagaaaattatcaaataaatatataatgtgtaataaaattttacaccttTTGCAAATCTCTTCAAGTtagaattattgtattttgtttttttattgaatcaacAATCACTCCACTGAAAAcagtcaaaagttataaaaaagaaaaaaatagggttttaCAATGAACTGGCATGGAAATCACAATGACAATAATTGTTTActgaatgaaataatattgttttgatttttattgatgtaaataataaagttttgattGAGATCTTTTTGAAAGAGATCAGTATTATCTATACATAAATGTAGGAACTTTTTTTCTGTACAcccaaaattaattcaatttgatcattatattacaatttgttgCTAAGTAGTAACTTGAATTGCTTTTGGGTCAGtggtattattgtttaaaatgtgtTCCTCTTTTTCTGATTTCACTTTAATTCCATATGTGATGGGTATAGGTGTTGTAGGTGGTGGAGATATATGTTTATTTAGAACCATAGCAATAGGTGAACCTTGTGGGCTAGATTTTATAATGCTGTCACTAAAACTCGATATATCTTGTGGTGAACCTTCTTCTGAAAGACTTTCTGAATCTTCTTCTTTATCAGCCGGTTGTGAGCCTGGATTTAATTGCTGAGGGCTGTACAAATGAGTTTGTATGTTGTTATTATATTGCTCTCTACCACTAAATGTAACTTTTCCTATAAAAGATCGGATTTCATCAAAATATGTTTCTTCTCGTTCATTCTCATTGCTACTACCAGGACTGTCTGCTACTGCTACAACCCCACTCCCATCATCAGCCTCATGCTTCTTAAGGTGTCTGTCAAGATTAGTTTGTTGCCCAAAGCAACGATCACATAAGGGACATTTAAATGGTTTCTCTTTATTATGAATGTTTCTGACATGTCGCTGTAAATTTGATGAAATACTAAATGAACGTTCACAGTATTTGCATTTATACGGTTGCTCCCCTGTATGGGTTCGAAGGTGGCGTGTTAAGTTTGCTGAACGAGGAAATACTTTGCCACAAAATTTACAGGCATACCTATCTTTATGCTTTCCTCCTGAGCCGCTAACATTATGTGAATTAGTAACTTCTTGATATGATTTACTTCCATTGAAGTTGAAGGTGGGTCTGAGTAGTTCATATGGAGATCTAGGTAATGAATTACCATTAGAAATTCCATTTACTAATGGGCTAAGAAATGGAAATTGCCTTGTTGGTCCAAATGCAGTAGGTGGTGGTGGTGGAGGAGGTGGAAGAAGACGATCATGTCCAGCATTTCCCTCAGAGTGATGAGGGTGGAAGTTAGGAAAAGGTGTTCGAtataatgtttctaaaaaaataggATGTATGGGTCTAGGATAGGCCATAGCTGGTGCTAATTTACTGCTGTGGTTATCAAGTGATGATGATACTTTTTCTGATATCACATTATGAGATTCGGTTAGTTCTTTGTGAGATTTTACTACAAGCTTTTCTTTCTCAGAGGGCTGCCTTTCTGTTTTTTCATCCTCAGGTTTTCTTCTTCTGTGAGGTGAACTTAATCTTTCCTTATCATCAATTTTAACTTCAtcatccttttctttcttttcttgtgtTCTTAAATCTAATGGTTGGTCATTTTCTGTGTTATTAGTTTTTGAAGACTTGCTATCGAGTTCATCATTTTCTTTTGCAGGTGATGTTTTTCCACTATTGTCTTGTTCTTCATTTTGATTCTTCTCCTGTGGGTTATTCTGATATGATGTTGATACCGGAGGTCTTGCAGGAGAAGGTCTCTGACTTGAATCAGCTTCTTGAGCTGTTGGT belongs to Lycorma delicatula isolate Av1 chromosome 1, ASM4794821v1, whole genome shotgun sequence and includes:
- the LOC142317502 gene encoding transcription factor hamlet-like, with the protein product MFSLQEFCAAANLSTSQELFLPTKEPLQLEPVQESTTTSEDRSDRETASQHSGTVDEDREEECDDDDDVKCTVCEKTFSDIEQLDTHLVSAHHYPANQFKCDYCSKSFSWRPTLIRHTAALHGENRKYPCENCARVFSDPSNLQRHIRTNHVGARSHACQECGKTFATSSGLKQHTHIHSSVKPFQCEVCFKAYTQFSNLCRHKRMHADCRMQIKCSKCAQSFSTLTSLSKHKRFCDSNSTGNTPPGPPSVMPHLPHHTSNPNPFSFYPRPPGGLTGGLPFYPPSIIPSYPSLFHPTGHPPPFNTFFFGQTPPQPKLHEEEISKNSFNIESLSRYQSRRNDNNSDDARGVSPIREKEQNVNIEPTTPPTSLVLTPSKISPPTAQEADSSQRPSPARPPVSTSYQNNPQEKNQNEEQDNSGKTSPAKENDELDSKSSKTNNTENDQPLDLRTQEKKEKDDEVKIDDKERLSSPHRRRKPEDEKTERQPSEKEKLVVKSHKELTESHNVISEKVSSSLDNHSSKLAPAMAYPRPIHPIFLETLYRTPFPNFHPHHSEGNAGHDRLLPPPPPPPPTAFGPTRQFPFLSPLVNGISNGNSLPRSPYELLRPTFNFNGSKSYQEVTNSHNVSGSGGKHKDRYACKFCGKVFPRSANLTRHLRTHTGEQPYKCKYCERSFSISSNLQRHVRNIHNKEKPFKCPLCDRCFGQQTNLDRHLKKHEADDGSGVVAVADSPGSSNENEREETYFDEIRSFIGKVTFSGREQYNNNIQTHLYSPQQLNPGSQPADKEEDSESLSEEGSPQDISSFSDSIIKSSPQGSPIAMVLNKHISPPPTTPIPITYGIKVKSEKEEHILNNNTTDPKAIQVTT